One stretch of Streptomyces sp. NBC_00443 DNA includes these proteins:
- a CDS encoding TIGR01458 family HAD-type hydrolase, whose translation MQSLRAVLIDIDGVLTVSWQPLPGAVEALREIREAGLGVALVTNTTSRTRASIARTLADAGFPVSAEDILTAPAVTAAYLAEHSPGARCVLLNSGDIAEDLGGVAVLRDDEGAGDQSVPDVVVVGGAGPEFGYAALNRAFGHLQRGARLVAMHRNLYWRTDDGLQLDTGAFLAGLEKAARVEAEITGKPSAAFFEAALAHVGAGAGEAVMVGDDVESDVLAAQRAGVRGVLVRTGKYLPETHRAASGTPDHVIDSFADLPALLRELRGAAQE comes from the coding sequence ATGCAATCCCTGCGTGCCGTTCTGATCGACATCGACGGGGTGCTCACCGTCTCGTGGCAGCCGCTGCCGGGGGCCGTCGAGGCGCTGCGGGAGATCCGCGAGGCCGGGCTCGGTGTCGCACTGGTCACGAACACGACCTCGCGGACCCGGGCGTCGATCGCGCGGACGCTGGCGGACGCCGGGTTCCCGGTGTCCGCCGAGGACATCCTGACCGCGCCCGCCGTCACCGCCGCGTATCTGGCGGAGCACTCTCCGGGGGCGCGGTGTGTGCTGCTGAACAGCGGGGACATCGCGGAGGACCTGGGCGGAGTCGCTGTCCTGAGAGATGACGAGGGCGCGGGCGACCAGTCCGTTCCGGACGTCGTGGTCGTCGGGGGTGCCGGGCCCGAGTTCGGCTATGCGGCGCTGAACCGGGCCTTCGGGCATCTGCAGCGCGGGGCGCGGCTGGTGGCCATGCACCGGAATCTGTACTGGCGTACCGATGACGGGTTGCAGCTGGACACCGGCGCGTTCCTGGCCGGCCTGGAGAAGGCGGCGCGGGTCGAGGCTGAGATCACGGGGAAGCCGTCGGCCGCGTTCTTCGAGGCGGCCCTGGCGCATGTGGGGGCCGGCGCGGGCGAGGCGGTGATGGTCGGGGACGACGTCGAGTCCGATGTGCTGGCGGCGCAGCGGGCCGGGGTCAGGGGCGTGCTGGTCAGGACCGGGAAGTATCTGCCCGAGACGCACCGGGCCGCGAGCGGCACGCCCGACCATGTGATCGACTCCTTCGCCGATCTGCCCGCCCTGCTGAGGGAGCTGCGGGGGGCAGCGCAGGAGTAG
- a CDS encoding sulfite exporter TauE/SafE family protein translates to MDTMTLWHITGWEFAALAFAALLVGFSKTAVSGANTVSLAIFAAVLPARASTGVLLPILIAGDVLAVLTYRRHAHWPTLWRLFPAVAAGVVFGTLFLVWADDGIVRTSIGAILLMMAGVTVWRRRTAEQEAEPDSVTSRTGRVKARSYGVLGGFTTMVANAGGPVMSMYLLSAGFRKLGFLGTSAFFFLIVNVSKVPFSAGLGLIDGSSLLLDAALVLFVVPGAFLGKWAVNRINQRLFEHLVIAATVVGGLQLLLR, encoded by the coding sequence ATGGACACGATGACGCTTTGGCACATAACAGGCTGGGAGTTCGCCGCGCTCGCCTTCGCGGCCCTGCTCGTCGGCTTCTCGAAAACGGCCGTCAGCGGGGCCAACACGGTCAGCCTCGCGATCTTCGCCGCCGTCCTCCCCGCCCGCGCCTCCACCGGCGTGCTGCTGCCGATCCTGATCGCCGGGGACGTCCTCGCCGTCCTCACCTACCGAAGGCACGCCCACTGGCCCACGCTGTGGCGGCTGTTCCCCGCGGTCGCGGCCGGCGTCGTCTTCGGCACGCTGTTCCTCGTCTGGGCCGACGACGGCATCGTCCGTACGTCGATCGGCGCGATCCTGCTGATGATGGCGGGCGTGACGGTGTGGCGCCGCCGTACCGCCGAGCAGGAGGCGGAGCCGGACTCGGTCACCAGCCGGACCGGCCGGGTCAAGGCCCGCTCGTACGGCGTCCTCGGCGGCTTCACCACGATGGTCGCCAACGCGGGCGGCCCGGTGATGTCGATGTACCTGCTGTCGGCCGGCTTCCGCAAGCTCGGCTTCCTCGGGACGTCCGCCTTCTTCTTCCTGATCGTCAACGTCTCCAAGGTGCCCTTCAGCGCCGGACTCGGCCTGATCGACGGCTCCTCGCTCCTGCTCGACGCGGCGCTCGTGCTCTTCGTCGTGCCCGGCGCGTTCCTCGGCAAATGGGCGGTGAACCGGATCAACCAGCGGCTGTTCGAGCACCTGGTGATCGCGGCGACGGTCGTCGGCGGCCTCCAGCTACTCCTGCGCTGA
- a CDS encoding thiolase family protein: MRPVHFAAARRTPIGKLRGALSSVRPDDLAATVIRGLVAEVPALDPARIDDVYWGAANQAGEDNRNVARMAALLAGLPESVPGATVNRLCASGLEAVTSAARTVAAGEADIVLAGGSESMSRAPFVLPRPDEALPHRIETVDTRLGWRLVNPAMKELHGLLAMGETAEEVAERYGIPRERQDDFALRSHQRAAEARKNGHFDDELLPVERPDGVLVDSDECIREDTSYEKLARLKPVFRQGGTVTAGNASPMNDGAAALLLVSEEALNELGLESLGRYVAGGSAGVHPDVMGIGPVPATRRVLARADWTIGDIQEAEFNEAFAAQALACVDELGIDPERVNASGGAIALGHPLGSSGARILTTLLHRMRRTGAERGLATMCVGVGQGSAVLVERH; encoded by the coding sequence GTGCGTCCCGTCCACTTCGCGGCCGCCCGCCGCACCCCCATCGGCAAGCTGCGCGGAGCGCTGTCGTCGGTACGGCCCGACGACCTCGCCGCGACCGTGATCCGGGGCCTCGTCGCCGAGGTGCCCGCACTCGACCCGGCGCGCATCGACGACGTCTACTGGGGCGCCGCCAACCAGGCGGGCGAGGACAACCGCAACGTCGCCCGCATGGCCGCGCTCCTCGCCGGGCTGCCCGAGTCGGTCCCCGGCGCCACGGTCAACCGCCTGTGCGCGTCCGGCCTGGAGGCGGTGACGTCGGCCGCCCGCACCGTCGCGGCAGGCGAGGCCGACATCGTGCTCGCCGGCGGCTCCGAGTCGATGAGCCGCGCCCCCTTCGTCCTGCCCCGCCCCGACGAGGCGTTGCCCCACCGCATCGAGACCGTCGACACCCGGCTCGGCTGGCGCCTGGTCAACCCGGCGATGAAGGAACTGCACGGCCTGCTGGCCATGGGCGAGACGGCCGAGGAGGTCGCCGAGCGATACGGCATCCCGCGCGAACGGCAGGACGACTTCGCCCTGCGCAGCCACCAACGGGCCGCCGAGGCCCGCAAGAACGGCCACTTCGACGACGAACTCCTGCCGGTCGAGCGCCCGGACGGCGTGCTCGTCGACAGCGACGAGTGCATTCGCGAGGACACGTCGTACGAGAAACTGGCCCGGCTGAAGCCGGTCTTCCGGCAGGGCGGCACGGTCACCGCGGGCAACGCCTCACCGATGAACGACGGCGCGGCCGCACTGCTCCTCGTCAGCGAGGAGGCCCTCAACGAACTCGGCCTGGAGTCCCTGGGCCGCTACGTCGCCGGCGGCTCGGCGGGTGTCCACCCGGACGTGATGGGCATCGGCCCGGTCCCCGCCACCCGCAGGGTCCTGGCCCGCGCCGACTGGACGATCGGCGACATCCAGGAAGCCGAGTTCAACGAGGCGTTCGCGGCGCAGGCCCTCGCCTGCGTCGACGAGCTCGGCATCGACCCCGAGCGGGTCAACGCCAGCGGCGGCGCGATCGCGCTGGGGCATCCGCTGGGCAGCTCCGGTGCGCGGATCCTCACGACGCTGCTGCACCGGATGCGGCGCACAGGTGCCGAACGGGGGCTGGCGACCATGTGCGTGGGCGTCGGGCAGGGGAGCGCGGTGCTGGTGGAGCGGCACTAG
- a CDS encoding alpha/beta hydrolase: MADAREHVLDGSRGSIVVREWPSRGRPRYLALVVHGYGEHVGRYAEVADVLVRHGAAVFGPDHVGHGRSAGERVVIEDFEDVVADLHAVAGLGRAAHPDVPVVMVGHSMGGLIAARYAQLHGDGLAALALSGPVIGDWELPRRLLALDEIPDTPISPASLSRDPAVGAAYVADPLVWHGPMKRPTVEAFARMLDTVSKGGDLGNLPLLWQHGDDDRLVPLTGSRVGVEELRGSEPSGHSGHTYRERIYPQARHEVFNETNKADVFADLTRFLDGVFAH, translated from the coding sequence ATGGCCGACGCCCGCGAGCACGTACTCGACGGAAGCCGGGGATCGATCGTCGTACGCGAGTGGCCGAGCCGCGGCCGGCCTCGCTACCTCGCGCTCGTGGTCCATGGCTACGGCGAGCACGTCGGCCGGTACGCCGAGGTGGCGGACGTCCTGGTCAGGCACGGTGCTGCCGTGTTCGGGCCCGATCATGTCGGTCATGGCAGGTCGGCGGGTGAGCGCGTGGTGATCGAGGACTTCGAGGACGTGGTCGCCGATCTGCACGCGGTCGCCGGGCTGGGCCGGGCCGCGCATCCGGATGTGCCGGTCGTCATGGTCGGGCACTCCATGGGCGGCCTGATCGCGGCCCGCTACGCCCAGCTCCACGGCGACGGGCTCGCCGCCCTGGCGCTGTCCGGGCCAGTGATCGGCGACTGGGAGCTGCCCCGCCGGCTGCTCGCCCTCGACGAGATCCCCGACACGCCCATCAGCCCGGCCTCGCTCTCCCGCGACCCCGCGGTCGGCGCGGCGTACGTGGCGGATCCGCTGGTCTGGCACGGGCCGATGAAGCGGCCGACGGTCGAGGCGTTCGCCCGGATGCTGGACACCGTGTCCAAGGGCGGCGACCTCGGAAACCTGCCGCTGCTGTGGCAGCACGGCGACGACGACCGGCTGGTCCCGCTCACGGGTAGCCGCGTCGGCGTCGAGGAACTGCGCGGGAGCGAGCCGTCAGGCCACTCCGGGCACACCTACCGCGAACGCATCTATCCGCAAGCCCGGCACGAGGTGTTCAACGAGACGAACAAGGCGGACGTCTTCGCGGACCTGACCCGCTTCCTGGACGGCGTGTTCGCACACTGA
- a CDS encoding Dps family protein, whose product MTVVKSTLPEPARRVAGEALQSTLVDLLGLSLIGKQAHWNIVGPRFRSIHLQLDEVVSVTRAFSDTVAERSAALGLPPDGRPETIAATYTLPGPKEGWVRDNEVVQLVVDSLAAAIERLRARITATAEPDPVTQDLLIGITSELEKQRWMFDAENWPRDE is encoded by the coding sequence ATGACTGTCGTCAAGAGCACGCTTCCCGAACCGGCTCGCCGCGTCGCCGGCGAGGCCCTGCAGAGCACTCTCGTCGATCTTCTCGGACTCTCGCTGATCGGAAAGCAGGCGCACTGGAACATCGTGGGCCCGCGGTTCCGCTCGATCCATCTGCAGCTCGACGAGGTCGTCTCGGTGACCCGCGCGTTCTCCGACACCGTCGCCGAACGCTCCGCCGCACTCGGTCTGCCGCCCGACGGCCGGCCGGAGACCATCGCCGCGACCTACACGCTGCCCGGCCCCAAGGAGGGCTGGGTCCGCGACAACGAGGTCGTCCAGCTCGTCGTGGACTCCCTGGCGGCGGCCATAGAGCGGCTGCGCGCACGCATCACCGCGACCGCCGAGCCGGACCCGGTGACGCAGGACCTGCTGATCGGCATCACGAGCGAGCTGGAGAAGCAGCGCTGGATGTTCGACGCCGAGAACTGGCCGCGCGACGAGTGA
- a CDS encoding DUF3140 domain-containing protein, which yields MTDALELDALWQEFHRVVNMTSQELATWLRVSDADEETEPLPDQAGTPTGQHVLAILQKRRTDLTDDDVQIMYDVVDTVTDQADLENEPEPEQTRRRHQLMTIGHDPLRP from the coding sequence GTGACCGACGCCCTCGAACTCGACGCACTGTGGCAGGAGTTCCACCGCGTCGTGAACATGACCTCGCAGGAGCTGGCCACCTGGCTGCGGGTCAGTGACGCGGACGAGGAGACCGAGCCGCTGCCGGACCAGGCCGGCACGCCGACCGGTCAGCACGTCCTCGCGATCCTCCAGAAGCGACGCACGGACCTCACGGACGACGATGTCCAGATCATGTACGACGTCGTGGACACCGTCACCGACCAGGCGGACCTCGAGAACGAGCCCGAGCCCGAACAGACCCGCCGTCGGCATCAGCTGATGACGATCGGCCACGACCCGCTGAGGCCATGA
- a CDS encoding endonuclease has product MSNDKRVVRELVRAHGQTFAEEAGIRLRNTPQPLYRLLVLAHLLSARIRGSIAVDTARSLHDAGLRDPRRMADADWQERVDALGRGGYRRYDERTATQLGEDAALLNDRWGGDLRRLRKEADGDVAELRRLLREFPGVGPSGADIFLREAQRVWPEVAPYLDSKALAGARRLGLPKDPERVAGLAGNTEPAVLAAALVRASLDKEVAEDSLRRAA; this is encoded by the coding sequence ATGAGCAACGACAAGCGAGTCGTACGGGAACTCGTCCGCGCGCACGGGCAGACGTTCGCCGAGGAGGCCGGCATCCGGCTGCGGAACACCCCGCAGCCGCTGTACCGGCTGCTGGTACTCGCACACCTGCTCAGCGCCCGCATCCGCGGCTCGATCGCCGTCGACACCGCCCGCTCCCTCCATGACGCGGGGCTGCGCGATCCGCGCCGGATGGCCGACGCCGACTGGCAGGAACGGGTCGACGCGCTGGGCCGGGGCGGCTATCGGCGCTACGACGAGCGCACGGCCACCCAACTCGGCGAAGATGCCGCGCTGTTGAACGACCGGTGGGGCGGCGACCTGCGGCGGCTGCGCAAGGAGGCGGACGGCGACGTCGCCGAACTGCGCCGCCTGCTGAGGGAGTTCCCCGGTGTGGGACCGTCCGGTGCCGACATCTTCCTGCGCGAGGCCCAGCGGGTCTGGCCGGAAGTGGCGCCCTACCTGGACTCCAAGGCGCTCGCGGGTGCCCGGCGGCTCGGTCTGCCCAAGGACCCGGAACGGGTTGCCGGCCTCGCCGGGAACACCGAACCGGCCGTGCTGGCCGCCGCGTTGGTGCGGGCCTCGCTCGACAAGGAGGTGGCCGAAGACAGTCTCCGCCGGGCCGCGTGA
- a CDS encoding SAM-dependent methyltransferase codes for MAGSESGTGSATQSAVSRIDTSRPHPARVYDWFLGGKDNYPVDEELGRRITAMQGDAPRHARANRRFMQRATRAVVQETGIRQFLDVGSGIPTEPNLHQIAQSAVPDARVVYVDNDPIVLAHAEALLRGTPEGVTEYVQADAREPERILEQAASVLDLDRPVALSLIALLHFIADDDGAHRLVDTLVGALAPGSCLVLSAMTADFEPENVRRGIAAYNASGVTLVARSHAEMGRLFRGLELLEPGIVSLSDWRPGAGELGANEIPVSLYGAVGLKP; via the coding sequence GTGGCGGGGAGCGAGTCGGGAACCGGGTCGGCGACCCAGTCGGCCGTGTCCCGTATCGACACGAGCAGGCCGCATCCGGCCCGGGTGTACGACTGGTTCCTCGGCGGCAAGGACAACTACCCGGTCGACGAGGAGCTCGGCCGCCGGATCACGGCGATGCAGGGCGACGCTCCGCGGCATGCGCGGGCCAACCGCCGGTTCATGCAGCGGGCCACCCGGGCGGTCGTCCAGGAAACGGGGATCCGGCAGTTCCTCGACGTCGGCTCCGGCATCCCGACCGAGCCCAACCTGCACCAGATCGCCCAGTCCGCCGTCCCGGACGCGCGGGTGGTCTACGTCGACAACGACCCGATCGTGCTCGCGCACGCGGAGGCCCTGCTGCGCGGCACTCCGGAAGGCGTGACCGAGTATGTGCAGGCCGACGCGCGTGAGCCGGAGCGGATTCTCGAACAGGCGGCGTCGGTCCTCGACCTCGACCGGCCCGTCGCCCTGTCCCTGATCGCGCTGCTGCACTTCATCGCGGACGACGACGGCGCCCACCGGCTCGTGGACACGCTGGTCGGCGCGCTGGCGCCGGGCAGCTGTCTGGTGCTGTCGGCGATGACGGCGGACTTTGAACCGGAGAACGTCCGTCGGGGCATCGCCGCCTACAACGCGAGCGGGGTGACGCTCGTGGCCCGTTCGCACGCCGAAATGGGTCGGCTCTTCAGGGGACTTGAGCTGCTGGAGCCCGGGATCGTCTCGCTGTCGGACTGGCGGCCGGGCGCGGGCGAGCTCGGAGCGAACGAAATCCCCGTGTCACTGTACGGCGCGGTCGGCCTGAAGCCCTGA
- a CDS encoding SDR family oxidoreductase — translation MSSVLVVGGTSGIGREFARSRAQRGDEVVLTGRDAHRADTVAKEIGAAQGIALDLSQPREIAAALAGVGRLDHLVIAGVSRDDNRVTEYDIDAAVRLVTLKLVGYTEVVHTLRPRLHDDSAIVLFGGQAKERPYVGATTVATVNAGVGGLVNTLAVELAPVRVNAVHPGVVGDSPHWLAKPGEVLAGLRARTPTGQLATMADVVDAVDFLLRNRSVNAVELAVDGGWLLG, via the coding sequence ATGAGCAGTGTGCTCGTCGTGGGCGGCACCTCCGGGATCGGCCGCGAGTTCGCCCGCTCCCGCGCGCAGCGTGGTGACGAGGTGGTCCTCACCGGCCGTGACGCCCATCGCGCCGACACGGTGGCCAAGGAGATCGGCGCCGCTCAGGGCATCGCCCTTGATCTGTCGCAGCCTCGGGAGATCGCCGCCGCGCTGGCCGGCGTCGGGCGCCTGGACCACCTGGTGATCGCGGGCGTCTCCCGGGACGACAACCGGGTCACCGAGTACGACATCGACGCCGCCGTGCGACTCGTCACGCTCAAGCTCGTCGGCTACACCGAGGTCGTGCACACCCTGCGCCCACGGCTGCACGACGACAGCGCGATCGTGCTCTTCGGCGGACAGGCCAAGGAGCGCCCGTACGTCGGCGCGACGACGGTGGCGACCGTCAACGCGGGTGTGGGCGGGCTGGTGAACACCCTCGCCGTCGAGCTGGCGCCGGTACGGGTCAACGCCGTGCATCCCGGGGTCGTGGGCGACAGTCCGCACTGGCTGGCCAAGCCCGGCGAGGTGCTGGCGGGGCTGCGCGCCAGGACCCCCACCGGGCAGCTCGCCACGATGGCCGACGTCGTGGACGCGGTGGACTTCCTGCTGCGCAACCGGTCGGTCAACGCGGTCGAACTCGCGGTGGACGGAGGGTGGTTGCTCGGGTGA
- a CDS encoding cupin domain-containing protein encodes MTGHLVRRAADVPEPPYDELGHRRRELVAEGDGSVHTGFGVCEIRPDGRVGTHVHSYEESFHVLDGAVILDVPDGSYLLEEGDYGLLPTGVPHAWRGAGDTAGRWADMLAPVPRARYGHDTQAVPALPARDPVRIDVRDPRTRSFGHFEPTQMDHGKQAQDLLAVSASMRTALLVYSGITVKMMVDGDLGAVASTMFMVQYAPDGVAGTHDHPFEETYLFLEGAVDATFDGERYRLGPGDLAWAGAGCVHGFANAGEGPLRWLETQAPQPPPRHSYRFTRDWEYLREALGS; translated from the coding sequence ATGACCGGACACCTGGTGCGCCGGGCCGCCGACGTCCCGGAGCCGCCCTATGACGAACTCGGCCACCGGCGCCGGGAGTTGGTCGCAGAGGGCGACGGCAGCGTGCACACCGGCTTCGGCGTGTGCGAGATACGGCCCGACGGCCGGGTCGGCACGCATGTGCACTCGTACGAGGAGAGCTTCCATGTGCTCGACGGGGCCGTGATCCTCGACGTCCCCGACGGGTCGTACCTCCTCGAAGAGGGCGACTACGGTCTCCTCCCGACCGGCGTCCCACATGCCTGGCGCGGCGCCGGAGACACCGCCGGACGCTGGGCCGACATGCTCGCGCCGGTGCCGCGGGCCCGCTACGGCCACGACACCCAGGCGGTGCCCGCGCTGCCGGCCCGCGACCCCGTACGCATCGACGTCCGCGACCCGCGCACCCGGTCCTTCGGCCACTTCGAGCCCACGCAGATGGATCACGGCAAGCAGGCGCAGGACCTGCTCGCGGTGTCGGCGAGCATGCGGACCGCGTTGCTCGTGTACAGCGGGATCACCGTGAAGATGATGGTCGACGGCGATCTCGGCGCCGTCGCCTCGACCATGTTCATGGTGCAGTACGCGCCGGACGGGGTGGCCGGCACGCACGACCATCCCTTCGAGGAGACGTACCTGTTCCTGGAGGGGGCCGTGGACGCCACCTTCGACGGCGAGCGGTACCGGCTCGGGCCCGGCGACCTCGCGTGGGCGGGCGCCGGCTGTGTGCACGGGTTCGCCAACGCGGGGGAGGGACCCCTGCGTTGGCTGGAGACCCAGGCGCCGCAGCCGCCGCCCCGGCACTCCTACCGCTTCACGCGGGACTGGGAGTATCTGAGGGAGGCGCTGGGATCATGA
- a CDS encoding amidohydrolase family protein encodes MPDRILLRAGHVLSMDPAVGDLPQGDVLIEDGKITAVEPDISADAEVLDMTGRIVIPGFVDTHRHTWEASIRNVAPDATLDDYFVDILDSFAPLYTPEDVYAANLAGSLECLNAGITTLVDWSHINNTPAHPDAAVQALTETGIRAQYAYGSANTSLADYWFDSKIAIPGDDVRRIRSAYFSSDDGLLTMGLATRGPGFCTNDVVTAEWALARELGIPITVHVAMGRLAGRFGMVKQLQGLGLLGPGTTYVHCCYLSEEEWQMVADSGGTVSIAPQVEEQMGHGWPPVMKAIEFGLRPSLSIDVVTTAPGDMFTQIRAAFGAERARVNADCWKANLPVPETMLTARQMLEIATRNGAHVAGVEDRTGSLTPGKRADVVAVDATALNVVPVHDAAAAVTLSADVSNVDTVIVDGVIRKREGRLVADVDRARRLVEESRDRLLAAKEAKSAA; translated from the coding sequence ATGCCCGATCGTATACTCCTGCGAGCCGGTCACGTGCTGTCGATGGACCCCGCAGTCGGGGACCTCCCCCAGGGGGACGTCCTCATCGAGGACGGGAAGATCACGGCGGTGGAGCCGGACATCAGCGCCGACGCGGAAGTGCTCGACATGACCGGCCGTATCGTGATCCCCGGCTTCGTCGACACCCACCGCCACACCTGGGAGGCGTCGATCCGCAACGTCGCCCCCGACGCCACCCTGGACGACTACTTCGTCGACATCCTCGACTCCTTCGCGCCGCTGTACACCCCCGAGGACGTGTACGCGGCCAACCTCGCGGGATCACTGGAGTGCCTCAACGCAGGCATCACGACCCTCGTCGACTGGTCCCACATCAACAACACGCCCGCGCATCCGGACGCCGCGGTCCAGGCGCTCACGGAGACCGGCATCCGCGCGCAGTACGCGTATGGCAGCGCCAACACCTCACTGGCCGACTACTGGTTCGACAGCAAGATCGCGATCCCTGGCGACGACGTACGACGCATCCGCAGCGCCTACTTCTCCTCCGACGACGGCCTGCTGACCATGGGCCTGGCCACCCGCGGCCCCGGCTTCTGCACCAACGACGTCGTCACCGCCGAGTGGGCCCTCGCCCGCGAGCTGGGCATCCCGATCACCGTGCACGTGGCGATGGGCCGCCTGGCGGGCCGCTTCGGCATGGTCAAGCAGCTCCAGGGTCTGGGGCTGCTCGGCCCCGGCACCACCTATGTCCACTGCTGCTACCTCAGCGAGGAGGAGTGGCAGATGGTCGCCGACAGCGGCGGCACGGTCTCGATCGCACCGCAGGTGGAGGAGCAGATGGGGCACGGCTGGCCGCCCGTCATGAAGGCCATCGAGTTCGGACTGCGGCCCTCCCTCAGCATCGACGTCGTCACCACCGCGCCCGGCGACATGTTCACCCAGATCCGCGCGGCCTTCGGCGCCGAGCGCGCCCGGGTCAACGCCGACTGCTGGAAGGCCAACCTGCCCGTACCCGAAACGATGCTGACGGCACGTCAGATGCTGGAGATCGCGACACGTAACGGCGCCCACGTCGCGGGCGTCGAGGACCGCACCGGCTCCCTGACCCCCGGCAAGCGCGCCGATGTCGTCGCGGTCGACGCCACCGCGCTGAACGTCGTGCCGGTGCACGACGCGGCCGCCGCGGTGACGCTGTCGGCGGACGTCTCCAACGTCGACACGGTCATCGTCGACGGCGTGATCCGCAAGCGTGAGGGCCGGCTCGTGGCCGACGTCGACCGGGCCCGCCGACTGGTCGAGGAGTCCCGCGACCGGCTCCTGGCCGCAAAGGAGGCGAAGAGCGCCGCATGA
- a CDS encoding alpha-ketoacid dehydrogenase subunit beta: MADVISYREAVAEGIAREMRRDPSVVCLGEDIGAAGGVFKTTVGLLEEFGPERVWDTPISEQAIVGAAMGAAMTGMRPVAEIMFSDFLACCWDYLANEIPKVRYMTGGQVTVPLVVRTANGGGLGFGAQHSQATENWALTVPGLKIAAPATPADVTGMMAAAIRSDDPVVLFEHKALLASKGAPAPPDHVVELGRAAVVREGADVTLVALASMVPLALKAADLLSGEGIEAEVVDLRCLVPLDMSTVLASLGRTSRLVTVEENPYQGGWGATVVSVVADEGFGLLDAPVRRVAGECVPLPFADALEERVIPTVDKVVTAVRKLAAY, translated from the coding sequence GTGGCGGACGTGATCAGTTATCGGGAGGCGGTCGCCGAGGGCATCGCGCGGGAGATGCGGCGCGATCCGTCCGTCGTGTGCCTGGGCGAGGACATCGGTGCGGCGGGCGGGGTGTTCAAGACGACCGTCGGGCTGCTCGAGGAGTTCGGGCCCGAGCGGGTGTGGGACACGCCGATCTCCGAACAGGCCATAGTGGGGGCCGCCATGGGCGCCGCGATGACCGGGATGCGGCCCGTCGCCGAGATCATGTTCTCCGACTTCCTGGCCTGCTGCTGGGACTATCTCGCCAATGAGATCCCCAAGGTGCGGTACATGACGGGCGGCCAGGTCACCGTCCCGCTCGTGGTGCGCACCGCCAACGGCGGCGGGCTCGGCTTCGGCGCGCAGCACTCCCAGGCGACCGAGAACTGGGCGCTCACCGTGCCCGGTCTGAAGATCGCCGCACCGGCGACTCCCGCCGACGTGACCGGCATGATGGCGGCGGCGATCCGCAGCGACGACCCGGTCGTCCTCTTCGAGCACAAGGCGCTGCTCGCCTCCAAGGGCGCACCCGCACCGCCGGACCACGTCGTCGAGCTGGGCCGGGCCGCAGTCGTCCGCGAGGGCGCCGACGTCACCCTCGTCGCCCTCGCCTCGATGGTGCCGCTCGCGCTGAAGGCCGCCGACCTGCTGTCCGGCGAGGGCATCGAGGCGGAGGTCGTCGATCTGCGCTGTCTGGTGCCGCTGGACATGAGCACCGTGCTCGCGTCGCTCGGGCGGACCTCGCGGCTCGTCACCGTCGAGGAGAACCCGTACCAGGGCGGCTGGGGCGCGACGGTCGTCTCGGTCGTCGCGGACGAGGGGTTCGGCCTGCTGGACGCGCCGGTCAGGCGGGTGGCGGGCGAGTGCGTTCCGCTGCCGTTCGCCGACGCGCTGGAGGAACGGGTGATTCCCACCGTCGACAAGGTCGTCACGGCCGTGAGGAAGCTCGCCGCCTATTGA